The Gammaproteobacteria bacterium genome includes a region encoding these proteins:
- a CDS encoding ammonium transporter, with protein sequence MESLQSGSDVLFVLVGAVMVLAMHAGFAFLEVGTVRHKNQVNALVKIICDFAVSTIAYFFIGYGVAYGVYFMQGAEELAAKNGYELVKFFFLLTFAAAVPAIISGGIAERAKFNPQLAASFVFVALIYPFYEGMVWNGHYGVQDWLAATFGASFHDFAGSVVVHAMGGWMALVAVVLLGARRGRYGKDGQVSMHPPSNIPFLALGAWVLTVGWFGFNVMSAQSVAAVSGLVAVNSLMAMVGGILAALFIGRNDPGFVHNGPLAGLVAVCAGSDIMHPLGALVTGVLAGALFVWTFTLTQNKWKIDDVLGVWPLHGLCGAWGGIAAGIFGLEALGGRGGVSFTAQLIGTAGGVAIAVIGSFVVYSVLKKAVGLRLSAEEEFAGADLSIHKIGATPPYND encoded by the coding sequence ATGGAGAGTTTGCAGTCGGGCAGCGATGTATTGTTTGTCTTGGTCGGCGCCGTGATGGTGTTGGCCATGCATGCCGGTTTTGCCTTTCTGGAGGTGGGGACGGTACGGCACAAGAACCAGGTCAACGCCCTGGTCAAGATCATCTGTGATTTCGCTGTTTCCACTATTGCCTATTTCTTTATCGGCTACGGCGTGGCCTATGGCGTGTATTTCATGCAGGGAGCAGAAGAGCTGGCGGCGAAAAACGGTTATGAGCTGGTGAAGTTTTTCTTCCTGCTCACGTTTGCCGCCGCCGTGCCTGCCATCATTTCGGGCGGCATAGCCGAGCGGGCCAAGTTTAACCCGCAACTGGCAGCGAGCTTCGTGTTCGTGGCGCTGATCTACCCGTTCTATGAGGGCATGGTATGGAACGGCCATTACGGCGTACAGGACTGGCTGGCGGCCACCTTTGGCGCCAGCTTCCATGACTTCGCCGGCTCGGTGGTGGTGCACGCGATGGGCGGCTGGATGGCGCTGGTCGCAGTCGTGCTGCTGGGCGCGCGCCGAGGGCGTTACGGCAAGGACGGGCAGGTGTCCATGCATCCGCCGTCGAATATCCCCTTTCTGGCGCTGGGCGCGTGGGTGCTGACCGTGGGCTGGTTCGGCTTTAATGTCATGTCGGCCCAGTCGGTCGCGGCGGTGAGCGGGCTGGTGGCGGTGAATTCGCTGATGGCCATGGTAGGCGGCATACTGGCGGCGCTGTTCATCGGCCGCAACGACCCCGGCTTTGTGCACAACGGCCCGCTGGCCGGTCTGGTGGCAGTGTGTGCGGGCTCAGATATCATGCACCCGCTGGGTGCGCTGGTGACCGGGGTGCTGGCCGGTGCGCTGTTCGTCTGGACGTTCACGCTGACGCAAAACAAATGGAAGATTGATGATGTGCTCGGCGTGTGGCCGCTGCACGGGTTGTGCGGCGCGTGGGGCGGCATCGCGGCAGGCATTTTCGGGTTGGAGGCGCTGGGCGGCCGTGGTGGGGTCAGTTTTACCGCGCAGTTGATCGGTACGGCAGGCGGCGTCGCGATCGCAGTGATTGGCAGTTTTGTGGTGTATAGCGTGCTCAAGAAAGCTGTCGGGCTACGCCTCAGCGCGGAAGAGGAGTTTGCCGGCGCTGACCTCAGCATACACAAGATCGGCGCTACCCCTCCCTATAATGATTAA
- the miaB gene encoding tRNA (N6-isopentenyl adenosine(37)-C2)-methylthiotransferase MiaB, with the protein MTRKLYIHTHGCQMNEYDSARMADVLAASHGLVPTATPEEADVLLLNTCSIREKAQEKVFSHLGRWREWKLARPELVIGVGGCVASQEGEGIRARAPYVDMVFGPQTLHRLPEMVESVWRTRTPVVDVSFPEIEKFDRLPEPRATGPVALVSIMEGCSKYCTFCVVPYTRGEEISRSLTSVLQEVSQLAAQGVREVTLLGQNVNAYRGVMDDGDCADLALLIHHVAAVDGIERIRFTTSHPVEFSDSLINAYAEVTKLANHLHLPVQSGSDRILALMKRGHTVLEYKSKLRKLRALRPGICISSDFIVGFPGETEEDFAATLRLIDEVGFDHSYSFIYSPRPGTPAAGLPDPVPLAVKQRRLAELQARINVQAADINRHMLGSVQRILVERPARKHANQYAGHTENNRVVNFFSAENIIGQYVDVRITEVQPNSLRGELLAGHALPAQQTVVPLHAQA; encoded by the coding sequence ATGACGCGCAAGCTGTACATCCATACTCACGGTTGTCAGATGAATGAGTATGATTCCGCCAGAATGGCGGACGTACTCGCGGCCTCCCATGGCCTGGTACCCACGGCCACGCCGGAAGAGGCGGACGTGTTGCTGCTGAATACCTGCTCCATTCGCGAGAAGGCACAGGAAAAGGTATTTTCACATCTGGGGCGCTGGCGTGAGTGGAAGCTGGCGCGGCCCGAACTGGTCATTGGTGTCGGCGGCTGCGTGGCGAGCCAGGAGGGTGAGGGTATCCGCGCCCGCGCGCCCTATGTCGATATGGTGTTCGGCCCGCAGACCCTGCACCGCCTGCCCGAGATGGTGGAGAGTGTGTGGCGCACACGCACGCCTGTGGTCGATGTTTCATTTCCTGAAATAGAAAAATTCGACCGGCTGCCTGAGCCGCGCGCCACAGGCCCCGTCGCCCTGGTTTCCATCATGGAGGGTTGCAGTAAATATTGCACCTTCTGCGTGGTGCCCTACACCCGGGGTGAAGAGATCAGCCGTTCACTCACCAGCGTGTTGCAGGAGGTCAGCCAGCTCGCCGCGCAGGGCGTGCGCGAGGTAACGCTGCTGGGACAGAATGTGAACGCCTATCGGGGCGTGATGGATGACGGCGACTGCGCCGACCTCGCATTGCTGATTCATCATGTGGCTGCGGTCGACGGCATCGAGCGCATTCGCTTCACAACCTCCCACCCGGTGGAATTCTCCGACAGCCTGATCAACGCCTACGCCGAGGTGACGAAACTGGCCAATCACCTGCATCTGCCGGTGCAGAGTGGTTCTGACCGCATCTTGGCGCTGATGAAGCGTGGCCACACCGTGCTTGAGTACAAATCGAAGCTGCGCAAGTTGCGTGCGTTGCGCCCCGGCATCTGTATTTCATCGGATTTTATCGTGGGCTTCCCGGGGGAGACCGAAGAGGATTTTGCGGCGACACTGAGGCTGATTGATGAGGTCGGCTTCGATCACTCCTACAGTTTTATCTACAGCCCGCGCCCCGGCACACCGGCGGCAGGGCTACCGGACCCGGTGCCACTCGCAGTGAAGCAACGTCGCCTGGCTGAGTTGCAGGCACGCATTAATGTGCAGGCCGCCGACATCAATCGCCACATGCTCGGCAGCGTGCAGCGTATTCTGGTCGAGCGCCCTGCACGCAAACATGCGAATCAGTATGCCGGGCACACCGAAAACAACCGGGTGGTGAATTTCTTTAGCGCCGAAAACATCATCGGCCAGTACGTCGATGTGCGCATCACTGAGGTGCAGCCAAACTCGTTGCGGGGCGAATTGTTGGCAGGGCATGCGTTGCCAGCACAGCAGACTGTAGTACCGCTGCACGCACAGGCCTGA
- a CDS encoding PhoH family protein, translating to MAKRLTPRIVKVEPPHQIDITLEPADNQRLANLGGQFDEHLRQMERRLGVEINSRGNVFRIIGDAAAAQAGAKVLKELYAETLRETLTPERIHLLLNRGEMDTLSAAGASAPVTLAEVSIRTRHGLIQGQNPNQRRYLQHILAHDINFGIGPAGTGKTYLAVACAIEALESERVRRLVLVRPAVEAGERLGFLPGDLAQKIDPYLRPLYDALYEMLGFERVARLIERNVIEVAPLAYMRGRTLNEAFIILDEAQNTTVEQMKMFLTRIGFGSTVVVTGDVTQIDLPRERRSGLRHAVEVLKGIDGISFSFFRAQDVVRHPLVQRIVTAYENYERNTDAPEK from the coding sequence GTGGCCAAACGTCTTACACCCCGCATCGTCAAGGTCGAGCCGCCGCACCAGATTGATATTACGCTCGAGCCCGCCGACAACCAGCGGCTTGCCAATCTGGGTGGCCAATTCGATGAGCACCTGCGCCAGATGGAGCGCAGACTCGGGGTGGAGATCAACAGCCGTGGCAATGTGTTCCGCATTATTGGTGACGCAGCTGCAGCGCAGGCCGGAGCCAAGGTGCTGAAAGAACTCTACGCCGAGACGCTGCGCGAAACACTGACGCCGGAGCGCATACATTTGTTGCTCAATCGCGGCGAGATGGATACGCTGTCAGCGGCTGGGGCGAGTGCACCAGTCACGCTCGCGGAAGTCAGTATCCGTACCCGCCACGGCCTGATTCAGGGTCAGAATCCGAATCAGCGGCGTTACCTGCAACACATCCTGGCGCACGACATTAACTTCGGCATCGGCCCGGCGGGCACCGGCAAGACCTATCTTGCGGTGGCATGTGCGATCGAGGCGCTGGAGAGCGAACGCGTGCGACGGCTGGTGCTGGTGCGCCCGGCGGTTGAGGCCGGTGAGCGGCTGGGTTTTCTGCCCGGTGATCTGGCGCAGAAAATCGATCCCTATCTGCGTCCACTTTATGACGCACTCTACGAGATGCTCGGTTTTGAGCGTGTGGCACGGCTGATCGAGCGTAACGTGATCGAGGTTGCGCCGCTTGCCTACATGCGCGGGCGTACGCTGAACGAGGCGTTTATCATACTGGACGAAGCGCAAAACACCACGGTCGAGCAAATGAAGATGTTTCTCACCCGCATCGGTTTTGGCTCCACCGTTGTGGTGACAGGCGATGTCACCCAGATCGATCTGCCGCGTGAACGCAGGTCGGGACTGCGTCATGCAGTTGAAGTCTTGAAAGGTATAGATGGTATCAGTTTCAGTTTTTTTCGCGCCCAGGATGTAGTACGTCATCCGCTGGTGCAGCGCATAGTCACGGCCTATGAAAACTACGAGCGCAACACAGACGCGCCGGAAAAATAG
- the ybeY gene encoding rRNA maturation RNase YbeY: protein MPRRGLPLVKDFRRWVLATLNGRPAVEVTLRIVDEAESALLNSTYRHKHGATNVLSFAFEAQAAGDYLGDIVICAPVVVREARLQGKSTQAHWAHMVVHGILHLLGYDHRNTAEASVMERLETRLLADVGYPDPYQTDKNV from the coding sequence GTGCCACGTCGTGGTCTGCCGCTGGTCAAAGACTTCCGGCGCTGGGTGCTCGCTACACTGAATGGGCGTCCGGCGGTGGAAGTGACGCTGCGCATTGTGGATGAGGCAGAGAGCGCGTTGCTCAACAGCACCTATCGTCATAAGCACGGCGCGACCAACGTGTTATCCTTCGCATTTGAAGCGCAGGCTGCCGGAGATTATCTGGGCGACATCGTGATCTGTGCGCCGGTGGTGGTGCGGGAGGCCCGCTTGCAGGGCAAGTCGACGCAGGCCCACTGGGCGCACATGGTGGTGCATGGTATCTTGCACTTACTGGGCTATGACCACCGTAACACTGCCGAGGCCAGTGTCATGGAACGGCTGGAGACGCGCCTGCTGGCGGATGTTGGCTACCCCGACCCTTATCAAACAGATAAAAACGTATGA
- a CDS encoding transporter associated domain-containing protein, producing MNDDNTSEPPQRSWLDRLSKVLLGEPHDREQLVTLLRDAESRNLLDADALAMIEGVLAVSELQVRDIMVPRSQMVVVPRDQRPEEFLPLIIESAHSRFPVIGESRDEVTGILLAKDLLAYFAEGGKDTFQLNDVLRPAVFIPESMRLNVLLKEFRNSRNHIAMVVDEYSGVAGLVTIEDVLEQIVGEIEDEHDVEDETFIVKNSDSSYTVKALMPVEDFNREFGTEFKQEEFDTLGGVLTHHLGRLPKRGETISIGRMRFKILRADSRRLHLLQLMLRAPAEGSTPAASSQV from the coding sequence ATGAACGACGACAATACCTCCGAACCCCCGCAACGATCCTGGCTTGACCGCCTGAGCAAGGTGTTGCTCGGCGAGCCGCATGACCGCGAGCAGCTGGTTACGCTGTTACGTGATGCTGAAAGCCGTAATCTGCTCGATGCCGACGCGCTCGCCATGATCGAAGGTGTATTGGCGGTATCCGAGCTGCAGGTGCGAGACATCATGGTGCCGCGTTCGCAGATGGTGGTCGTGCCGCGCGATCAGCGGCCGGAAGAGTTCCTGCCGTTGATTATTGAGTCTGCCCACTCGCGCTTCCCCGTGATTGGCGAAAGCCGGGACGAGGTGACGGGCATATTGCTGGCCAAAGACCTGCTCGCCTATTTTGCCGAGGGCGGCAAGGATACATTTCAGCTCAACGACGTATTGCGACCAGCGGTATTTATACCGGAGAGCATGCGCCTGAACGTATTGCTCAAGGAATTCCGCAACAGTCGCAATCATATCGCCATGGTGGTGGATGAATATAGTGGTGTGGCGGGCCTGGTGACTATTGAGGATGTGCTGGAGCAGATCGTGGGCGAGATCGAGGACGAGCACGATGTTGAAGACGAGACCTTTATCGTCAAGAACAGTGATTCCAGCTACACAGTGAAGGCATTGATGCCGGTGGAGGACTTTAATCGTGAGTTCGGCACCGAGTTCAAGCAGGAGGAGTTTGACACCTTGGGGGGCGTACTTACTCATCATCTTGGTCGTCTGCCCAAGCGCGGTGAAACCATCAGCATAGGACGCATGCGCTTCAAGATATTGCGCGCCGACAGTCGCCGCCTGCATTTGCTGCAGTTGATGCTGCGCGCGCCAGCCGAGGGCAGCACGCCCGCCGCTTCCTCGCAGGTGTGA
- the lnt gene encoding apolipoprotein N-acyltransferase, producing MTQSQWVDKGWRDDLCALVAGVLFPLAFAPFHWFPLSILALALLFGVWRGTTPRRAAWRGWLFGVGQFGVGVSWVYVAIHDFGYASVALAGFMTALFVVLLALFPALLGYAMARLPPLAGIVQALLVFPAGWTLFEWLRGWVLTGFPWLHAGYSQIDAPLAGLAPIVGVYGVSWAAAFSAGVLLMLVQTTGRARYFSAAVLLALWLVALLAGRVVWTQAEGVPLRAALVQGNIPQDIKWQPEQVQRTLERYLELTRQHWDSDLVVWPEAALPVFYDQIADNYLARLQDEARANHTDMLIGISVREQGSRRYYNSMLSLGSSTGFYHKRHLVPFGDYVPLEAWLRGLIRFFDLPMSGYSPGPAQQPLLEVAGHKVGVSICYEDVFGEEVIQSLPQAALLVNGTNNAWYGDSFAPHQALQMSRMRALESGRYMLRATTNGISAVIDARGKVVAQSEQFQEDVVAATFQPLTGATPYARWGNYPVVIALLLVLAWTALRGWRGQQNPTDSA from the coding sequence GTGACGCAGTCCCAGTGGGTTGATAAAGGCTGGCGCGACGACCTGTGCGCGCTGGTGGCAGGTGTGTTATTCCCGCTGGCCTTTGCCCCCTTTCACTGGTTTCCACTTTCCATCCTGGCGTTGGCGCTGTTGTTTGGTGTATGGCGGGGCACGACGCCGCGCCGGGCCGCCTGGCGCGGCTGGCTGTTTGGCGTGGGCCAGTTTGGGGTGGGCGTGTCATGGGTGTATGTGGCCATCCATGACTTTGGCTATGCCAGTGTAGCGCTGGCGGGTTTCATGACGGCGTTATTCGTAGTGCTGCTGGCGCTGTTTCCTGCGCTGCTCGGATACGCCATGGCCCGCCTGCCCCCGCTGGCGGGCATTGTGCAAGCCCTGCTGGTGTTTCCTGCGGGCTGGACGCTGTTTGAGTGGCTGCGTGGCTGGGTACTGACAGGCTTTCCCTGGCTCCATGCCGGCTACAGCCAGATAGATGCACCGCTCGCCGGACTGGCCCCCATCGTCGGTGTGTACGGTGTGTCGTGGGCGGCGGCATTCTCCGCCGGGGTGTTGCTCATGCTGGTGCAGACAACGGGCAGGGCCAGGTACTTCAGCGCCGCCGTGTTGCTTGCGCTGTGGCTGGTTGCACTGCTGGCGGGACGGGTGGTGTGGACCCAGGCCGAGGGTGTACCGCTGCGCGCTGCCCTGGTGCAGGGCAATATCCCGCAGGACATCAAGTGGCAACCGGAGCAGGTGCAGCGCACGCTGGAGCGCTATCTTGAGCTTACGCGCCAACACTGGGACAGCGATCTGGTCGTGTGGCCGGAGGCCGCACTGCCGGTGTTTTATGATCAGATTGCGGACAATTATCTTGCCCGGCTGCAGGATGAAGCGCGCGCAAACCATACGGATATGTTGATCGGTATTTCAGTGCGGGAGCAGGGCTCACGCCGTTATTACAACAGCATGTTGAGTCTGGGCAGCAGCACGGGTTTTTACCATAAACGCCATCTGGTGCCATTTGGTGATTACGTGCCGCTAGAGGCATGGCTGCGCGGGCTGATCCGCTTTTTCGATCTGCCCATGTCAGGTTACAGTCCCGGCCCGGCCCAGCAGCCACTGCTGGAGGTGGCCGGCCACAAGGTCGGTGTATCGATCTGCTACGAGGATGTGTTTGGTGAAGAGGTGATTCAGTCGCTGCCGCAGGCCGCGCTACTGGTGAATGGTACCAACAATGCCTGGTACGGCGATTCCTTCGCCCCGCATCAGGCCTTGCAGATGTCGCGCATGCGGGCGCTGGAATCCGGACGGTACATGCTGCGCGCCACGACCAACGGCATCTCGGCGGTGATCGACGCCCGCGGCAAGGTCGTGGCGCAGTCCGAGCAGTTTCAAGAGGATGTGGTGGCGGCGACCTTTCAGCCGCTGACCGGCGCCACACCCTATGCGCGCTGGGGCAACTACCCGGTGGTGATCGCACTGCTGCTGGTGCTGGCGTGGACTGCGCTGCGCGGCTGGCGCGGGCAACAAAACCCGACCGATTCCGCGTAA
- the leuS gene encoding leucine--tRNA ligase, with amino-acid sequence MDEHYPPKKIECEAQRYWEQQQVFKAQEDPAREKFYCLSMFPYPSGRLHMGHVRNYTIGDVIARYQRMRGKNVMQPIGWDAFGLPAENAAMQNKASPANWTWDNIAYMRDQLKSLGFAYDWSRELATCDPQYYRWEQWLFTRLFSKGIIYKKSGVVNWDPVDQTVLANEQVIDGRGWRSGALVEKREIPMYYFKITAYADELLAGLDQLPHWPEQVKAMQRNWIGKSRGMEVHFPYADGSDVLKVFTTRPDTLMGVTYVAVAAEHPLATQAAANNPALHTFMEECKKGGVTEAELATQDKKGMATGAFVIHPFTGEKLPVWVANYVLMGYGEGAVMAVPAHDERDFTFAVEYQLPIKAVIRPADSALAEPLTAACTDCGILFNSGEFDGLDFEQAFNRMEAVLKQRKLGESRIQFRLRDWGISRQRYWGCPIPIIHCADCGDVPVPDKDLPVQLPEDIVPDGSGNPLAKLPAFYQTSCPQCGKQARRETDTMDTFVESSWYYARFCAPDTATGMVDDRARHWLPVDQYIGGIEHAILHLLYARFFHKLMRDEGLVTGDEPFTQLLTQGMVLAETFYRVQANGKKDYFFPHEVVVERDDKGRMVAATLQRDGQPVTVGGIETMSKSKNNGVDPQALIDKYGADTARLFMMFAAPPEQTLEWSDAGAQGSYRFLKRLWAFASENNSFLATASEWGSKTIYWGNAAPEHVAVRREIHQTLKQINYDMGRHQFNTVVSGAMKILNALVHIPEPKMRSGEKMPIPTYTELISEGLGILLRLLAPITPHITHSLWKEFEFGGDIIDAPWPEVDEAALAQDEIELVVQVSGKLRGRIRVPAQADQPQIEAAALGDVNVRRFTAGKMVRKIVVVPGKLVNIVVA; translated from the coding sequence ATGGATGAGCACTATCCGCCAAAAAAAATCGAATGCGAGGCCCAGCGCTATTGGGAGCAGCAGCAGGTATTCAAGGCGCAGGAAGACCCGGCGCGGGAAAAATTCTACTGCCTGTCGATGTTTCCGTACCCGAGCGGACGCCTGCATATGGGCCATGTGCGCAACTACACCATCGGCGACGTGATCGCCCGCTACCAGCGCATGCGTGGCAAAAACGTGATGCAGCCGATCGGCTGGGACGCCTTCGGGCTGCCGGCAGAAAATGCCGCGATGCAGAACAAGGCCTCGCCGGCCAACTGGACCTGGGACAACATCGCCTACATGCGCGACCAGTTGAAAAGCCTGGGCTTCGCCTATGACTGGTCGCGCGAGCTTGCCACCTGCGATCCGCAGTATTACCGCTGGGAGCAGTGGCTGTTCACGCGTTTGTTCAGCAAGGGCATCATCTACAAAAAGAGTGGCGTGGTGAACTGGGATCCGGTGGACCAGACCGTGCTTGCCAACGAGCAGGTGATCGACGGGCGTGGCTGGCGCAGCGGTGCGCTGGTCGAGAAGCGTGAGATCCCGATGTACTACTTCAAGATCACCGCCTATGCCGACGAGTTGCTGGCCGGGCTGGATCAGCTGCCGCACTGGCCGGAGCAGGTGAAGGCCATGCAGCGCAACTGGATCGGCAAGAGTCGCGGCATGGAGGTGCACTTCCCATATGCCGACGGCAGCGACGTGTTAAAGGTGTTTACCACGCGCCCCGACACCTTGATGGGCGTCACCTATGTCGCGGTCGCCGCCGAGCATCCGCTGGCCACGCAGGCCGCCGCAAACAATCCCGCTCTGCACACCTTTATGGAGGAATGCAAAAAAGGCGGCGTAACTGAGGCAGAGCTCGCCACGCAGGACAAGAAAGGCATGGCGACCGGCGCATTCGTCATCCATCCGTTTACGGGCGAGAAACTTCCGGTGTGGGTGGCGAATTATGTACTCATGGGTTACGGCGAAGGGGCGGTGATGGCGGTGCCGGCCCATGACGAGCGCGATTTTACATTTGCAGTTGAATATCAGCTACCCATCAAGGCGGTAATACGCCCGGCGGACAGTGCGCTCGCCGAGCCACTCACGGCGGCGTGTACCGACTGCGGCATCTTGTTCAACTCCGGTGAATTCGATGGACTTGATTTCGAGCAGGCCTTTAACAGAATGGAGGCCGTATTAAAGCAGAGAAAACTCGGTGAATCGCGTATCCAGTTCCGTCTGCGCGACTGGGGCATCTCGCGTCAGCGCTACTGGGGCTGCCCGATTCCGATTATTCATTGCGCCGATTGCGGTGACGTACCGGTGCCGGACAAGGATTTGCCCGTGCAGCTGCCGGAAGACATCGTGCCGGATGGCAGTGGCAACCCGCTGGCCAAGCTGCCCGCATTTTACCAAACGTCCTGTCCGCAGTGCGGCAAACAGGCGCGACGAGAGACCGACACCATGGACACTTTTGTTGAATCGTCCTGGTATTACGCGCGCTTCTGCGCGCCGGATACCGCCACCGGCATGGTAGATGACCGCGCCCGGCACTGGCTGCCGGTGGATCAATACATCGGTGGCATTGAGCACGCGATTCTGCATCTGCTGTATGCGCGTTTTTTTCACAAGCTGATGCGTGACGAAGGCCTGGTAACCGGCGATGAGCCCTTCACCCAGTTACTTACCCAGGGCATGGTGCTGGCCGAGACCTTCTACCGTGTGCAGGCCAACGGCAAGAAGGACTATTTTTTCCCGCATGAGGTTGTGGTTGAGCGGGATGACAAGGGGCGGATGGTGGCCGCGACGCTGCAACGCGATGGTCAGCCGGTGACCGTGGGAGGTATCGAAACCATGTCGAAGTCGAAGAACAACGGCGTGGATCCGCAGGCGCTGATAGACAAATACGGTGCTGATACCGCGCGCCTGTTCATGATGTTCGCCGCGCCGCCGGAGCAGACCCTGGAATGGTCGGATGCGGGCGCGCAGGGTTCTTACCGTTTTCTGAAGCGGTTGTGGGCATTCGCCTCTGAGAACAATTCTTTTCTGGCCACTGCATCTGAATGGGGAAGCAAGACAATATATTGGGGGAACGCCGCCCCGGAACATGTGGCCGTGCGTAGAGAGATCCATCAGACACTGAAGCAAATAAACTACGACATGGGCAGGCACCAGTTCAATACGGTGGTGTCCGGTGCAATGAAAATATTAAATGCGCTTGTGCACATACCGGAGCCTAAGATGCGGTCGGGAGAGAAGATGCCGATCCCGACGTATACTGAGCTGATCAGTGAAGGTCTGGGTATCCTGCTGCGCCTGCTGGCGCCGATCACCCCGCACATTACGCACAGCCTGTGGAAGGAATTTGAGTTCGGCGGGGATATCATTGATGCGCCGTGGCCCGAGGTTGATGAGGCCGCTCTGGCGCAGGATGAAATAGAGCTGGTGGTACAGGTAAGCGGCAAGCTGCGCGGCCGGATCAGGGTGCCTGCGCAGGCAGACCAGCCGCAGATAGAAGCCGCCGCATTGGGAGATGTCAATGTCCGGCGTTTCACCGCGGGAAAGATGGTCAGGAAAATCGTCGTCGTTCCGGGTAAGCTGGTAAATATTGTCGTGGCCTGA
- the lptE gene encoding LPS assembly lipoprotein LptE, producing the protein MTLQIRMGALGLVLLLAGCGFHLRGSGVDDIALSDMPMVYLQSGNPQSGMLEELRRRGGLQGARFTLDSAAADLALNITSERFDRRVLSVGGAGKVSEYEVHYAISYSVLDNNGEEKLANRISLVRDYRFDETQVLGKEAEEKRLRQDMVQDAAQQIMRQLRTIR; encoded by the coding sequence ATGACATTACAGATACGGATGGGGGCGTTGGGGCTGGTACTGCTGCTGGCGGGTTGCGGCTTCCATTTGCGCGGCAGCGGTGTGGACGATATTGCACTGTCGGATATGCCGATGGTCTATCTGCAAAGCGGTAATCCGCAGAGCGGCATGCTGGAGGAATTGCGGCGCCGGGGCGGGCTGCAGGGGGCTCGCTTTACGCTGGACAGCGCCGCCGCCGATCTGGCGCTGAACATCACGTCCGAGCGTTTCGATCGTCGCGTGCTGTCTGTGGGTGGCGCCGGTAAGGTGAGCGAATACGAAGTGCACTATGCAATTTCGTACAGCGTGCTCGACAATAATGGCGAGGAAAAGCTGGCCAACAGGATCAGCCTGGTGCGGGATTACCGCTTTGATGAAACGCAAGTGCTGGGCAAGGAAGCAGAAGAAAAGCGATTGCGTCAGGATATGGTGCAGGACGCGGCACAACAGATCATGCGCCAGTTACGCACCATACGCTAA